The Naumovozyma castellii chromosome 2, complete genome sequence ACATTGACCAGAAATTCAACGATAATGCAAGTATGATATCAGGAGTAACCCGCCAAATGAATAACCGAGGAGAACATGTTGGGAGGTTATCACCAACAAGTTCAATCGTTGGTATACCAGAAGATGCTGAATTGACTACCTCAAATAGCGCATCCATTCTTCCTATTATTACCAAACAAAGGGATAGATTCCGTACAAGAAATATGGATCTTGAGAAACAACTAAGACAAGGGGTTTTggaaagaacaaaaatgaAAGCAGACATGAGTAAGCTAAAAGCAGACAACAGCAAATTATACGAACGTGTCAGGTTTTTATCAAGTTATAAACCAGATTCTGGTAAAGCATCTGTGACAATTCAAGATAGCCACGACACGGAAGCtcaatattcaaacatATATGAGGAGTCATTACATCCACTAGCAAACTTTAAACAGCAAGAACTAGATTATTATAAGAGGAATAAATTATCTGTCCTCGAAAAGTTATTTTTGACGTTTGCAAGAGTCATCTTACAAAATAAGGCAACAAGAGCTGCGTTCTTATTTTATTGTCTTGCCTTACATGGATTAGTTTTCCTAATGTCAATGTACGTCATTAATATAAGCGGTTATATGACACCTGAAGTGGGGATTGTTCAAACGACAACTTCAGCTACATCACATGGTTCTGATACACatgctgctgctgctgccgCCGCAGTTAATCAACAATTACTAAATGATCTTCCTGCTGGATTTCAATAATAGTTATTTAatcattatataaataatagCACGTATAAATACACTTGTCCCAATATACTTCTCGTGTGATGATAGTTACTCCTCATAAGAAAAAAGGTAAACGGTTGAATTTAATACAGTAAAAGGAgatttaaatgaaattatgTAAATAAACGTATATTtgtaatataatattataaattcattttttaagCGGAGATACGCTTTTGAGCAGCGATTCTACCTCTTTGTCTGGAAGACAATCTGACGACCTTCTTTTCAGTAGCCTTTTCAACGgcttcttctctttcagTAACGACCAATTCAATGTGAGATGGGGAAGATTCGTACTTGTTAATTCTACCGTGAGCTCTGaaagttcttcttctttgctTTGGAGCTTGGTTAACTTGGATGTGAGAAATGTACAACTTGGTAGCATCTAAACCCTTAGCctataataaaaaaaaattcataattGTGAATTTTAAAGTTAGTAAAAGTGAGCttaattgaataataaGTAGATCATGTTAAGGAAAACATTGCTTTTCATCATATAAAAACTTTTATTACATCATAAACAATAACGGGTATCGTAACTGATAATTTACgttcttcaaattttgtGCTTGTATGTAACGATTGGATTTAGAGAATTACTATCATGAAGGGAGGATTTTATTTGGTGTCTCATACATTGGATTATATCAAAACTTTCTTTCCTCCTCTcttttattgaaatgtTGTTGGTCTGTTTCCTTGAAATAACATGTATCATGATCTCATTTGGGTTtctaataaaattaaaaaaaaaaacataCTTCAGCGTTGGCAGCAGCATTTTGTAGTAAGCCTTGGACGAACTTAACAGACTTGGCTGGCCATCTAGCCTTGGTGACACCGAATTCCTTACCTTGAGCAGTTCTACCAATAGAAGAGTTAAATCTTCTGAATGGAATAGCTCTTTGGTGGTCCAAAACttgatccaaatatttttgggCCTTGGTCAATTCCCAACCGCTGACAGCTTGAGCAGTTTCTCTGGTGTTCTTGAAAGAAACACGCAAGTAGGAACCACGAGCAGAAGCAGACTTAGCTGGGTTTGTGGAGGTAGCACCGTATCTAGCCATTTTTCTATTTGATAGTTCTTGTAGATCTTCAATGAGTTCAAGGCACCTTTAATAATCAATGTTTTTAAGCTATAATTCAGGTATATTTTACTGGAATTTTCCAACTGGGAACTGAATAGAATCGCTATCCATCGACGGGTAACCTCCTTTGCTAGGCTCTTTGCAAGGATGTCGTCTGTTCCCCAGGGAGAGACTAGAAAGAGACGTCCCAAGCACAATGCCCAGTGGAGAGAGGATGTCTAGGCAGAGAGAGTTTGGGTTGCTCAGCTTACCACTTCCTGCCTAGCCTCTGGGAAGCAGTAACGGACTCAATAGTAAGCGAAATCCGAGATTATCTTGTCGGGGcgaaaaataaatttcgaataaaaatttgttctgaataaaaatgattaGGTGTATACTGGGATATGTACGGATGTTGAAGTCACAATATTCAGAAATATAGTTGCTTGAACAATTACGTATGTCATTAATGAGAATGAATATATGTGTTTACTATAAAACTAAAATTGCTCAGGCAATACCAGCTTGTAGACATGGTCAGCCAAAGCCATGTTTGTGAATTCCAGTAATTGGTGCTCCCCCTTCGTGTCAATGAAATAAAGACCGGTTCTCCCCAGTCTCTTTATACCACCCAAACGGCCTATTAATTCACTAGATGTTTTGTTTACGCCTACTTTCGACAATATTTCGAATTTAGCAGCAACTCTTGCACCTTTATATTCTTGAGAGTATATATTCGCATATCCTACTTCGTTTACCTCCCATATTTTGTCCACACGAACGTGATGCTTTATCTTCACATTCGTCAAGAGTAAAAGCGAATTAACTTGAGAGTCCTTTTCTGATTTCAATTGCTTTAGATCGGTCTGGTGAGTGGGTGTCCCAGAAGTTTGTTCACTTAAAACAGAAGATTCTGTTGATGAAAGAGTTCTAATTGTACTTGAATTAGATATTATAGCCGGTAAGTTACCATTTCTACAATGATCTAAAATATTCAGCAAGCGATCTGTTTGTGTGTAACGGATGGTCAACAAAGGTTGCCTTTCTGTAAAAACACTCGAAAGAATATCTGCCTCGGGAATCTTGATTTGAATATCCCGAGCTGTCGACTTATCACATCTCCAACCTGTCGTAATCTTTGCAACTAATTGACATTCATTTCGACTGGCATCTTGGTGAATTATAAGTATGGCTTTGTTACTCTTTCTTGATCTTAAAATAGTCAGATAGAGATTCTCCTTTCTTAAAATTTCCCAAAGTTTACCGTTCCATGATGAAACCTTAGCACTGTcacattcaaataatggCACAAAGTCATCTACTGAAATAATGGAAGACGTTGATAAGAATTCCTTTTCAGCCTTATAGAAACGCAATGATCTTGCTGATGACGGAGTGCTCAGAGTCGGTGTATCAGTGAAAGTGGTAAGCGAGCTTGTGTTTGAATTAGATGTATCAAGTGTTAGattctttttattcttgGAACTAAATAAACTCAGTAGCGAGGTGGATTTTCGACGATAAAGGGAAGGCTTGTAAGTATCTGCTGTTGGATTAAAACTGCTTTCAGTATCATCGTCCTCCCCATCACTATGATCATGGTCTTGATTACAATTACTGTCCTCCGACAGTATACTTTCTAAATCGCCTTCAACAATATTTCTGCTTAGAGTTGTAGCGACCTCCCCCATGGCAAAATCTTGAGAGACaaaattgaattcttcGATGCCTGGAGATCTTTGAGTTAACTCGGGTGATATTTCAACCTCTAGAGATTTGTCTAACACTAATAATTCATTGTAATCTAACGATTCCATTGTTTTCAACGAAGTAATAGACATCTTATGGTTCAGACTTTCAGGAATACTAATGTTAGAGTTCGACATCAAAGATGGTTCCCCACTATTCTCATGTGCAATTGTAGTCAACGAAGAGAGTGGACTTTGTAATGGTCTTGATTTATGAAGTGAAAATCCTCTATTGGAGTTGCTTGGTACAGAAGTAATCGATTCAGTAGATGATTGAGATTTTAGTTCGAGTGCAATACCGGTAGTCTCACTTGGTCTAATTGTATTTAGCTTATCAAGCTTTTCTTTAAAACTGTTATATCCTCTAGATTTGGTTAAAACTGACCTCGTTCCTTGGGAGGCCAAAGGCGGTATATAGTTTGGATCGAAGAGTCTATGAAAACAAAGTTTCCAATAAGTTTCCCATTGAATCATGTCAACACACACTAATTTTAAGTTAACATTATTACCAGTTAGTGTCCTTAATTCAATACCAGAGTCAATGAACCCAATAATACCCAAATCTGATTCTCTAATTGTTGAGAAGAGTAAAGTTCTTCCAAGATTCAATAACTTCCAGTTACCATCACCTAAGTTCTCCAACAAATGCTCTGTTACAGTGAGAGAATAGGGTAGCTCACCTGAATTTATCTTTAATAGGGCTATTTCACCAGTTGAGAATTCTAGAATTTCTATCAGGAGATCCTTATATTGGAATTTTGGTAAATCTAGCTTGAAATAGGAACGATTAACTACGAGtgaaaaatcaattaatggTGGTGATATTACAGCATGAGAGTATGATAGCAAATCTTGCACTTGatcaaatttaataatgttacaattggaaagattatAATTGGACTTGAATTGGCACTCGAACGAATGCAAAAGTGTTTGTAAATTCGTCGATTGAAGGATGTAGCATTCATTGGTCTCTGCCAGATATGTGtaaattccaaaaaattGAGTTAGAAAGTCTGCTTCTGATGTGGAACGGAATATGGGAAGCTCAGGGTctaatattaaattcatcGCAGCTGATAAAACACTTTTGTATGCATTCAGAAGGtctaaattttcaaaaagtcGAGTTACTGCTGCTTCTGCATCTGTCGTAGAGTTTAAATTATTGTACATTAGCATATGTCTTGCCATTATGAACTCGAGAGCCCTTGAGATTAAAGTCAGCTCagcattcaatttcatcatagGGTCTAGTAGAGAACTTTGAGGGGTTTTTGACCTTTTACATTGCATGTGTAATCGTTTAATTGAGATATGTAAGGATTCCTCTCTCCTTCTTAACACTTGAATAGCTGACATTTTTAGTTACACTCCCTTGCAATGGTTTAATTGAAGTTGgaaggaattgaaattgatgtATGATAAGTGAACTTAGccaaatattgaatagtTTCCTCTTGGTTGAAGATGGTGTCTGCTAAGAGAAGTAAAATTCACTAAAACGGTTTAGGAGACCCTTTTGAGGTAAGTGAAGTATCCATTGTTCAAACTGACGCTAATTGCGTTCCATGCAACTATCCTTTGGGGGAGTCAACttagaaaaaaattcttaCGCGTCAGCTCATTTACGCGACGCGTAAATTATTGTTTAAGCTAAGGCCAAAAACATACGACTGTAAGTTTTGTTTATGGAAACGagaaatggaatatttagTATTTATGTTTTGCAAATAGAGATATAGTTAATATTTACGGATatgatctttcaatatcacGCTCATGTAGCGTCATATTGTCCTCCTCgtattcttcttcgtcttcatcttcacctTCACTTACCATCATATCATTAGCGTCAATATATGCTGTAACCTTCTTATTATCAAGctcaatattttgtaagTATCTAATGTAGATTGAAACAATAATGGTAGAAACCGATGTGGCGATCAATGCATAACAGCCTCTCTCGAATCGAGGAACCATTGAAGCGGCGTAAAATAGGATTGACCACCATGCATTCACTGCACCTGAAAACATATTCATAGATGCTAGGACCACAGCACGTTCTTGAAGATCGTCATGACAAACACTGTTAGCCCAGGCAAAGAATACGGACTGACCAGCATATGCTACACCACCAAGGTATTGTGCTGTAAACATGACAGCGCTATTCAAAGGATTAGCCCGAATCATAATGGCAACGACACATAGAATTACAGAGATAAACACTGCCACGTGCCAATGCCTCGATTTGGGGATACAGGACATGTAAAATGCTGATAGGAGGGTAGATACAATACCAACTGCGTAAATACCAGATGGGAAATTATTTCTATTCGATAAAGAATAATTCTGGTTTTGTAGCCATAAAGCAAATGTAGAATTTGAGGCAAAACTTAAATTTTCACCACCAAGAACCCAaacaagagaaaagaaCCACCAATGCCACCTTTTCAAGACTCTTGGAATCACTGACCAATCTAATTTCGTACTCTCATCTCTTGCAGGAAGTCTTCTTCTAGCGTATTGTAGTTCTTGTTCAGTAAATATATACCTAGTCATGGAAAATTTGCTTGAACTGCTCGTATGATCTGGGACACCTGGGAAGAAGATTAGACCGTAGATGGAAATTGGGATGGTGATACAAAAATCAATTATGAATAACCATCTCCAGCCTTCCAAGTTTCCAACACCATCTAAACGAGTATGAATGGCAACTTGCATGAACCCACTAAATATTGAACCGATTAGACCACTACTTGTAAATATTGCACTTCTAAGTGGcaattcatcttctttataCCAGGATCCTAATATTAAATGGGTACCAGAGAAAGTACAACTTTCGAATAAAGCTTGGAAAAATCTAATAGCGCAAGCCTGCTCGAATGACGTTATTTTGAACATTCCCAGAGTCAGTAAACCCCATGAAAATGTACAGAAACTGAGCCATAACCTTGGTGGGACAACCAACAATATTAGATTATTGGGCAGCATACCAACAACGTACCCGACCGTGAAGCATGTTAAAGTGACATTTAAATCGTCCTTTTTCATATTCAAATCCTCCTTCATCCCAGAGACATATGCATTGTTAAACCCAACACGATCCACGTAATTAATCCAATATTGTAAGCATACAAATGATAAAACAAAGACATCAATCTTGAATAGTAGGAACCTCTTATTTATTTGCTTCTTTTCCTCGGGTTCCTGTGTAGAAACCACGTCTTGCTTAGTGGCAACTACTTCTGGAGTTTTAATCATTACCATCCTTGGCCTAGAAGTCCTTTCTTTCCGTTCTGGTGTTAAAAGTCCCAAAGGTCATCgaaacatatatatatatcattaGTTTCAACAAGATTCGGCTTGGCGGCGCATTGACAGAATGGCAATCACATGGCCCTTTGACTCATAATACACATTACGTATAACCTCTTGTTAACCTAAAACATAGGCTCTATACTAACAAAATGTTTGACAGCGGAGCTTAAAATCCATTTATATTTCATAGTATATAttgtatattattaaatagaATTTGGATCCAACGATagaactttttttttcttacTTTTGGAAGCACCTTTTAGTTATTACTCATACAAATTCCTTCATTAGGGTATCCTTGATTGTCTCTTTATATTTACTCCGATTCCTCAGTAGTAGCGGGCTCTTCTGGCTTACCATTTCTCAACAAGTTGAAATCTCTTTGCACCAAACTCAAACTAGTACCCTTGGACTTGTCTTCCCTTTCAAAGGTGTAATTGGCTGCATCAGCTTCAACGTAGACTAGAGCTCTgttataaataataatttaaagtTAGTAAATTTGCAATAATGGGACCTAATTGGTGcattcaatattatataCATACCCCTTTCTGACATATTGAGTCAAGAAGTTCATTTGTTGCTCATTAAAGACGGTAACGTTATACCAATTGGTTGGACCGTCTCTTCTTGGTTGAGAGGCAATACTGTATTTAAGGTATCTCTTGTCGTTTTGAGAGGTGTATTCAGTGAATTCAGAGCCGATACGACCTACGATGGACATCTTGGAGAAGTCCATCTTTTTTGCAGTGGCATGGAATAGACGAGTTTGTGTACGTAAAAACATCGGAATGTGCGTTAGACTTGTTATTGTTTTATTCTGTCAGTATGTAGATGGTAATGAAAGAAGACCAGTTTGTTGTTgatataataatgaatgaatttaCCGTGACGCGTCATTTTCCGAAACGGTATCGCCGTCaccaatttgaaacaataGCAATACTATATGTCTATATACTGCTGAAAGAAGTATGAGGACCGTTTGAAGCGTCAGATTAATAAAGTAAAGAGTTAATATACATGTAAATGTTGCTATTAATAGAGGATATAAGAAATGTAATgttaaaacaaaaaaatgtgCATTGATGAGCAGAACGCATTGTCCATGGTTCATGCAACATgctgaaaataaaacaacaAAGGTCACAAAATCCTTAAATGTATTGTTTgtagaaaaaaattaaaaggATGATATTAATATGCAGTTGGCAAATATTAGTTGCTTGCCTCTTCTTTTGCTACTGCTTCTGAATGAGTTTCTTGAAGGAAATTTACATGATCCTTCAGATAAGTACACATGTTGTCCCATTCAGGGCTGAACACTTTATCATTAtagaatttaaattcaacCTTTTTATTAGGTGAACAAAGTGTATCTctcaaaattttaaaattgaataacTCCATATCAAAATAGTTGAACTCCTTTAGATCGGAAAACCCACGGAAATGTGTACCATCTGAATTTACATAACGACGCTCATTGTATAAATCCCATGGTTCATATTTATAGAAACTAGCATGGACAAACATGACGTCAAGAGGCTGACCATTTGGTGGaatcattaatttcttattaaaCTCGTCCGCAACTTTATAATCTTCCTTAAATTCGCTATATTCTTCTAGATGGTCTTGGATAGTTTGTTTCACCAGTTGGTGTTGTGCGTAATCTTGTTGGAAATCACGCTGTAATAGACCAATACCTCtgaattcattttcataaaaGAATCCCTTTAATCCCAAACTAGTTGTAACTTGGTAATATGGTTTATTTAAGGCATGGGCGGCAGCAATAAAAGTCTCTTTATCACCTTGACCGGATGTGCCTTGGGagaaaatttgataataccAACTTGGTCCATATAgattataatataatgataataGTAATGTATGGAAATGTTTCACTTTGTCAATGACCATTTGACCTGATTCAGAAGTTGGATCTGGAATAGTACCTTCAAGATCATGCATGGGGACCTCCTTGAGTAGATGATCACGatcctttaatttattatcataatAAGATGGTGGTGTgatatcatcattaatgttacgtattctcttctttttggaaatatttatatcGGCAATCTTATAATAAGCAGGTGGTGTCACACGTCTCCAATAATCAGGCCATACGATCAACCCATTTTCTATGAATGGTTCACTTTCGAAAATATGATCCAAATCCTTCATAGCATAATTATCAGCAtctaaaaataaaatttttttaaaactTGACAATAGAACAGCCAAGGGTTTAATTTGGTAACTTTGAAgcatcaatttcttgtttaatTCATCAGGTAAtacatctttgaaaaagacACATTTACCATTCCATTTGGGTAAGATAACATTACAAAAATCATCGTCACCTTCATCTTCAGGTGGGATAATGACTTCAATTGGTAAACTTGTTCCCGTATCTCTTAATTTGGCAATCATGGTCATCAACAAGACTGTATATCTCCCCCCTCCAATGGTGACAATCCCAACATTATTAGGGAACAAGCTATTAGttaatctttcatttttatcGTCAAACTTATCGCGAATATTTTTGACGTATCCTGAATGAgctcttttcaaattattcaattgtaTACTGGACAACTTGAAACATTCGTCTAAATTCTCCATACTCAATCTTTCATTAGCGTCTCTTCCGTCGTCATTTACAGAGATGTCACCGGACCATTTACATTTATCCTTATCACGTAGGTCCTCCCAATTGCCCGGTGGATTCAATGGTCTATACTGATTTATAGAATTGAATAGATCTAAGTAAAATGCTTCCACTTGTGGGACTTTCCTC is a genomic window containing:
- the RPL17A gene encoding 60S ribosomal protein uL22 (ancestral locus Anc_1.161) → MARYGATSTNPAKSASARGSYLRVSFKNTRETAQAVSGWELTKAQKYLDQVLDHQRAIPFRRFNSSIGRTAQGKEFGVTKARWPAKSVKFVQGLLQNAAANAEAKGLDATKLYISHIQVNQAPKQRRRTFRAHGRINKYESSPSHIELVVTEREEAVEKATEKKVVRLSSRQRGRIAAQKRISA
- the MNN5 gene encoding alpha-1,2-mannosyltransferase MNN5 (ancestral locus Anc_1.150); amino-acid sequence: MTLPFLHSIRRRKNPIFVLCALLIIYLLLHVSNYDAKDFQYQFLSGLTTAERKVPQVEAFYLDLFNSINQYRPLNPPGNWEDLRDKDKCKWSGDISVNDDGRDANERLSMENLDECFKLSSIQLNNLKRAHSGYVKNIRDKFDDKNERLTNSLFPNNVGIVTIGGGRYTVLLMTMIAKLRDTGTSLPIEVIIPPEDEGDDDFCNVILPKWNGKCVFFKDVLPDELNKKLMLQSYQIKPLAVLLSSFKKILFLDADNYAMKDLDHIFESEPFIENGLIVWPDYWRRVTPPAYYKIADINISKKKRIRNINDDITPPSYYDNKLKDRDHLLKEVPMHDLEGTIPDPTSESGQMVIDKVKHFHTLLLSLYYNLYGPSWYYQIFSQGTSGQGDKETFIAAAHALNKPYYQVTTSLGLKGFFYENEFRGIGLLQRDFQQDYAQHQLVKQTIQDHLEEYSEFKEDYKVADEFNKKLMIPPNGQPLDVMFVHASFYKYEPWDLYNERRYVNSDGTHFRGFSDLKEFNYFDMELFNFKILRDTLCSPNKKVEFKFYNDKVFSPEWDNMCTYLKDHVNFLQETHSEAVAKEEASN
- the RIM1 gene encoding Rim1p (ancestral locus Anc_1.153), producing MFLRTQTRLFHATAKKMDFSKMSIVGRIGSEFTEYTSQNDKRYLKYSIASQPRRDGPTNWYNVTVFNEQQMNFLTQYVRKGALVYVEADAANYTFEREDKSKGTSLSLVQRDFNLLRNGKPEEPATTEESE
- the RBH1 gene encoding Rbh1p (ancestral locus Anc_1.157), with protein sequence MSAIQVLRRREESLHISIKRLHMQCKRSKTPQSSLLDPMMKLNAELTLISRALEFIMARHMLMYNNLNSTTDAEAAVTRLFENLDLLNAYKSVLSAAMNLILDPELPIFRSTSEADFLTQFFGIYTYLAETNECYILQSTNLQTLLHSFECQFKSNYNLSNCNIIKFDQVQDLLSYSHAVISPPLIDFSLVVNRSYFKLDLPKFQYKDLLIEILEFSTGEIALLKINSGELPYSLTVTEHLLENLGDGNWKLLNLGRTLLFSTIRESDLGIIGFIDSGIELRTLTGNNVNLKLVCVDMIQWETYWKLCFHRLFDPNYIPPLASQGTRSVLTKSRGYNSFKEKLDKLNTIRPSETTGIALELKSQSSTESITSVPSNSNRGFSLHKSRPLQSPLSSLTTIAHENSGEPSLMSNSNISIPESLNHKMSITSLKTMESLDYNELLVLDKSLEVEISPELTQRSPGIEEFNFVSQDFAMGEVATTLSRNIVEGDLESILSEDSNCNQDHDHSDGEDDDTESSFNPTADTYKPSLYRRKSTSLLSLFSSKNKKNLTLDTSNSNTSSLTTFTDTPTLSTPSSARSLRFYKAEKEFLSTSSIISVDDFVPLFECDSAKVSSWNGKLWEILRKENLYLTILRSRKSNKAILIIHQDASRNECQLVAKITTGWRCDKSTARDIQIKIPEADILSSVFTERQPLLTIRYTQTDRLLNILDHCRNGNLPAIISNSSTIRTLSSTESSVLSEQTSGTPTHQTDLKQLKSEKDSQVNSLLLLTNVKIKHHVRVDKIWEVNEVGYANIYSQEYKGARVAAKFEILSKVGVNKTSSELIGRLGGIKRLGRTGLYFIDTKGEHQLLEFTNMALADHVYKLVLPEQF
- the FEN2 gene encoding Fen2p (ancestral locus Anc_1.155), with product MVMIKTPEVVATKQDVVSTQEPEEKKQINKRFLLFKIDVFVLSFVCLQYWINYVDRVGFNNAYVSGMKEDLNMKKDDLNVTLTCFTVGYVVGMLPNNLILLVVPPRLWLSFCTFSWGLLTLGMFKITSFEQACAIRFFQALFESCTFSGTHLILGSWYKEDELPLRSAIFTSSGLIGSIFSGFMQVAIHTRLDGVGNLEGWRWLFIIDFCITIPISIYGLIFFPGVPDHTSSSSKFSMTRYIFTEQELQYARRRLPARDESTKLDWSVIPRVLKRWHWWFFSLVWVLGGENLSFASNSTFALWLQNQNYSLSNRNNFPSGIYAVGIVSTLLSAFYMSCIPKSRHWHVAVFISVILCVVAIMIRANPLNSAVMFTAQYLGGVAYAGQSVFFAWANSVCHDDLQERAVVLASMNMFSGAVNAWWSILFYAASMVPRFERGCYALIATSVSTIIVSIYIRYLQNIELDNKKVTAYIDANDMMVSEGEDEDEEEYEEDNMTLHERDIERSYP